A genomic region of Pseudomonas sp. RSB 5.4 contains the following coding sequences:
- a CDS encoding 5-carboxymethyl-2-hydroxymuconate Delta-isomerase — protein MPHLHLEYTANLPQLNADVALIRLNNTLVGSGQFAAEFDIKSRAVKVETFKVGTGMGERAFVHVKLALLSGRSPQIKKQLSESLLAVLQDLCEWPAGVEVQLCVELLDIDRDSYTKTAIGV, from the coding sequence ATGCCACACCTGCATTTGGAATACACCGCCAATCTGCCGCAACTCAATGCCGACGTGGCGTTGATCCGGCTCAACAATACGCTGGTGGGTTCTGGTCAGTTCGCAGCGGAATTCGACATCAAGAGTCGTGCAGTCAAGGTCGAAACCTTCAAGGTCGGCACCGGCATGGGAGAGCGCGCCTTCGTTCATGTGAAGCTGGCGCTGCTCAGCGGTCGTTCGCCACAGATCAAGAAGCAGCTCTCGGAGAGCCTGCTGGCGGTGTTGCAGGATCTGTGCGAGTGGCCGGCCGGAGTCGAAGTGCAGTTGTGCGTGGAGTTGCTCGATATCGACCGCGATTCCTACACCAAGACCGCCATCGGCGTGTAG
- a CDS encoding LysR family transcriptional regulator yields the protein MLNSNLLRKLDMQDLMVFIAVYEQSSVTDVSETLCVSQSTVSYCLKKLRTSFEDELFINTRTGMRPTYKAGTMYGHVQKILESINLCHAGAPAFDPTRQAVTFNICAPEYFEQLVLPRLLKRFDFDDLPVVVNMHKFETDVPADELRDGSLDLVICFGPNFHRSHTDLKSRMLLEDDLVCVFDKRATPLEPRLSLQAFTERRHVFPTPWTSTTNMVDGWLARQAQKRQIVARSNSYSAALKMITGTDFILTLPRRIQRLLTKETIFNHCEAPNGLPGFTLDMQWSQNADQDSANVWLREQVIKVCSELEAA from the coding sequence ATGCTGAACAGTAACTTGCTTCGAAAGCTCGACATGCAGGATCTCATGGTGTTTATCGCCGTGTATGAGCAAAGCAGCGTCACGGATGTCTCGGAGACGCTGTGCGTCAGCCAGTCCACTGTCAGCTACTGCCTGAAAAAATTGCGCACCAGTTTCGAAGATGAGTTGTTCATCAACACCCGCACGGGCATGCGTCCCACCTACAAGGCCGGCACCATGTACGGCCATGTGCAGAAAATCCTCGAAAGCATCAACCTGTGCCACGCCGGCGCCCCGGCCTTCGATCCGACCCGGCAAGCGGTGACCTTCAATATCTGTGCCCCGGAATACTTTGAGCAACTGGTGTTGCCGCGCCTGTTGAAGCGTTTCGACTTCGACGATTTGCCGGTAGTGGTCAACATGCACAAGTTCGAGACCGACGTGCCTGCCGACGAATTGCGCGACGGCAGCCTCGATCTGGTGATCTGTTTCGGTCCCAACTTCCACCGCAGCCACACCGACCTCAAGTCGCGAATGCTGCTGGAAGATGATCTGGTCTGTGTCTTCGACAAACGCGCCACGCCGCTGGAACCGCGGCTGAGTCTGCAGGCCTTCACCGAACGGCGGCACGTGTTCCCGACACCGTGGACCTCCACCACCAACATGGTCGACGGCTGGCTGGCGCGTCAGGCGCAAAAGCGGCAGATCGTCGCGCGCTCCAACAGCTACAGCGCGGCATTGAAGATGATCACCGGCACCGACTTCATTCTCACCTTGCCCCGACGCATCCAGCGCCTACTGACCAAAGAGACGATATTCAATCACTGCGAGGCGCCGAACGGCCTGCCGGGGTTCACCCTCGACATGCAGTGGAGCCAGAACGCTGATCAAGACAGCGCCAACGTCTGGCTGCGCGAGCAGGTGATCAAGGTCTGCAGTGAGCTGGAAGCAGCCTGA
- a CDS encoding cyanate transporter, producing the protein MENVRATSRPAVWLMIGIMLVALNLRPSMAAVGPLLSAIRGDIPLSFSVASLLTMLPVMAMGLAMFFSIGISRRLGEQRTVILSLWIIGLATLSRLVLDSAPQLIGSAVLAGMGIALIQALMPALIKSRFPDNVALCMGLYVTSIMGGAALAASFSPLVLVQTGSWRIGLAIWAGLALLALLVWWTQSPPSSIQNTPVGKQSFTRNSRAWLLAIFFGLGTASYTCVLAWLAPYYVEQGWSEQHAGLLLGFLTAMEVISGLVTPAIANRSRDRRAVLAGLLLLIIGGFCGLILSPQHLSLLWPCLLGLGIGGLFPMSLIVSLDHLDHPQRAGSLTAFVQGIGYLIAGLSPLLAGMIRDQLGSFEWAWWSLTAVMVVMLLIVLRFDPRHYARHIR; encoded by the coding sequence ATGGAAAACGTCCGCGCTACCTCCCGCCCCGCTGTCTGGCTGATGATCGGCATCATGCTCGTCGCGCTCAATCTGCGCCCCTCCATGGCCGCCGTCGGACCGTTGCTGTCGGCGATTCGCGGCGATATCCCGCTGAGCTTCAGCGTCGCTTCGCTGCTGACCATGCTGCCGGTGATGGCGATGGGGCTGGCGATGTTTTTCAGCATCGGCATCAGCCGCCGGCTGGGCGAGCAACGCACGGTGATCCTGTCGCTGTGGATTATCGGCCTGGCGACACTGTCGCGACTGGTGCTCGATTCGGCACCGCAGTTGATTGGCAGCGCGGTGCTGGCCGGGATGGGTATCGCCCTGATTCAGGCATTGATGCCCGCGCTGATCAAATCACGTTTCCCCGATAACGTGGCGCTGTGCATGGGCCTGTATGTCACGTCGATCATGGGCGGCGCCGCGCTGGCCGCCTCATTTTCGCCACTGGTGCTGGTGCAGACCGGCAGCTGGCGCATCGGCCTGGCGATCTGGGCAGGACTGGCCTTGCTCGCGTTGCTGGTCTGGTGGACACAGTCGCCCCCGTCATCCATCCAGAACACCCCTGTAGGAAAACAATCCTTCACGCGTAATTCCCGCGCCTGGCTGCTCGCCATCTTCTTCGGCCTCGGCACGGCGTCCTACACCTGCGTACTCGCCTGGCTGGCGCCGTACTACGTGGAACAAGGCTGGAGCGAACAGCACGCCGGTTTGCTGTTGGGTTTTCTGACGGCCATGGAGGTAATTTCCGGGCTGGTGACGCCGGCCATCGCTAACCGCAGCCGTGATCGACGGGCAGTTCTGGCAGGGTTGCTGCTGCTGATCATCGGCGGGTTCTGCGGATTGATCCTCAGCCCGCAACACCTCAGCCTGCTGTGGCCGTGCCTGTTGGGGCTGGGAATTGGCGGCTTGTTCCCGATGAGCCTGATCGTCTCGCTCGATCACCTCGACCACCCGCAGCGTGCCGGCAGCCTGACCGCGTTCGTGCAAGGCATCGGCTACTTGATCGCCGGGCTTTCGCCGCTGCTGGCCGGAATGATCCGCGACCAGCTCGGCAGCTTCGAATGGGCCTGGTGGTCGCTGACTGCAGTGATGGTGGTGATGTTGCTGATAGTCCTGCGCTTTGACCCTCGGCACTACGCCCGACACATCCGCTGA
- the rnd gene encoding ribonuclease D — MAIDIHWIRDNESLAQFCAEWQQLPFVALDTEFMRVDTFYPIAGLLQVGDGKRAYLIDPLTIDAWQPLAALLENPAVLKVLHACSEDLEVLLRLTGSLPAPLFDTQLAAAYLNLGFSMGYSRLVQEVLGIELPKGETRSDWLQRPLSDTQISYAAEDAVHLAEVFVQLRPKLSDDKFAWVLEDGAELVANLRRETDPYEVYREAKLAWKLSRAQLAVLRELCAWREKEARARDLPRNRIVREHSLWPLARTQPDNLAALGKIEDMHPRTVRQDGQFLLDLIKRSGSVGPDQWPPAVPEPLPVEAAALIKQLRALGQVEAERLGIAPELMLRKKTLEALVKSGFPEGPYQLPESLRGWRRELMGQKLLDSLATAGEQP, encoded by the coding sequence GTGGCCATCGATATTCACTGGATTCGCGACAACGAAAGCCTCGCGCAGTTTTGCGCCGAGTGGCAGCAGCTGCCGTTCGTTGCCCTCGACACCGAATTCATGCGGGTCGACACCTTCTACCCGATTGCCGGTTTGTTGCAGGTCGGCGACGGCAAACGCGCCTACCTGATCGATCCGCTGACCATCGACGCCTGGCAACCGCTGGCGGCGTTGCTGGAAAATCCGGCGGTGCTCAAAGTCCTGCACGCCTGCAGCGAAGACCTCGAAGTGCTGTTGCGCCTGACCGGCAGCCTGCCGGCGCCGCTTTTCGACACACAATTGGCAGCGGCCTACCTGAACCTCGGGTTCTCGATGGGCTATTCGCGACTTGTGCAGGAAGTGCTGGGCATTGAGTTGCCGAAGGGTGAAACCCGGTCCGACTGGTTGCAGCGTCCACTTTCCGACACACAAATCAGCTATGCCGCCGAAGATGCGGTGCATTTGGCGGAAGTTTTCGTACAGCTGCGACCGAAACTGTCCGACGACAAATTCGCCTGGGTGCTGGAGGACGGCGCCGAACTGGTGGCCAACCTGCGCCGCGAGACCGACCCGTACGAGGTCTATCGCGAAGCCAAACTGGCGTGGAAACTGTCCCGTGCGCAACTGGCGGTGCTGCGTGAACTGTGCGCCTGGCGTGAAAAAGAAGCGCGTGCCCGTGATCTGCCGCGCAACCGCATCGTCCGTGAGCACTCGCTGTGGCCGCTGGCCCGCACGCAACCGGACAACCTCGCCGCGCTGGGCAAGATCGAAGACATGCACCCGCGTACCGTGCGTCAGGATGGCCAATTTCTGCTTGATCTGATCAAGCGCTCTGGCAGTGTGGGGCCTGATCAATGGCCGCCGGCGGTGCCGGAGCCATTGCCGGTCGAAGCGGCGGCGCTGATCAAGCAACTGCGCGCCCTCGGCCAGGTCGAAGCTGAGCGTCTGGGTATCGCACCGGAACTGATGCTGCGCAAGAAAACCCTCGAAGCGCTGGTCAAAAGCGGCTTCCCCGAGGGCCCTTATCAATTGCCTGAGTCGCTGCGTGGCTGGCGCCGCGAACTCATGGGCCAGAAGCTGCTGGACAGCCTGGCCACCGCCGGAGAACAGCCTTGA
- a CDS encoding YcgL domain-containing protein has translation MKRICSIYQSSKKPGMYLYVLKSDALERVPEALMAAFGKAKHSFDLVLTPERTLAREDITVVLENLEKQGYHLQMPPAEDEYIEHLPEELLRRNDPV, from the coding sequence TTGAAACGTATTTGCTCCATTTACCAAAGCTCGAAGAAACCCGGGATGTATCTTTACGTGCTCAAGAGCGATGCTCTGGAGCGCGTGCCCGAAGCGCTGATGGCGGCCTTCGGCAAGGCGAAGCATTCCTTTGACCTGGTGCTGACCCCTGAGCGCACACTGGCGCGCGAGGACATCACCGTGGTCCTGGAAAACCTCGAAAAGCAGGGCTATCACCTGCAAATGCCACCGGCCGAGGACGAGTACATTGAACACCTGCCCGAAGAGTTGCTGCGACGCAACGACCCGGTCTGA
- a CDS encoding D-2-hydroxyacid dehydrogenase: protein MRVLIAEHDHAVYARLLRQAAPELEVLTSGDSAELARQAADCPVWLGQPDLLATLLRQGHQPQWLQSTWAGITPLLADGLRRDYRLTRAVGIFGQVMAEYVLTYMLGHEREVLARLVSQVERKWDNRTGQSLVGRKVLIVGTGDIGQSVAQFLLPFGVELYGIASSAREQAPFVEVGSMADLPRLVGAVDYVVNLLPNTEHTHDIYDAALFKQFKPTGLFINVGRGVAVVDADLVEALKEGHLAGAVIDVCRQEPLPQRHPFWTAWGLLLTGHSSAPTSPALMVQLFVENLKAYQAGEALRGEVDFNRGY, encoded by the coding sequence ATGCGCGTTCTGATTGCTGAACACGACCACGCGGTGTACGCCCGGCTGCTGCGTCAGGCGGCCCCCGAACTTGAAGTACTGACCAGTGGCGACTCTGCCGAACTGGCCCGTCAGGCTGCCGATTGCCCGGTGTGGCTGGGGCAGCCTGATCTGCTGGCGACCCTGCTGCGTCAGGGCCACCAGCCGCAATGGCTGCAATCGACCTGGGCCGGCATCACGCCGCTGCTCGCCGACGGCTTGCGCCGCGATTACCGCCTGACCCGTGCGGTGGGGATCTTCGGTCAGGTGATGGCCGAATACGTGCTGACCTACATGCTCGGTCACGAGCGGGAAGTGCTGGCGCGCCTGGTCAGCCAGGTCGAGCGCAAGTGGGACAATCGCACCGGCCAGAGCCTGGTCGGGCGCAAGGTGCTGATCGTCGGCACCGGCGATATCGGCCAGAGCGTGGCGCAGTTCCTGCTGCCGTTTGGCGTCGAGCTGTACGGCATCGCCAGCAGCGCGCGCGAGCAGGCGCCGTTTGTCGAGGTCGGCTCGATGGCGGATCTGCCACGGCTGGTGGGCGCGGTCGATTACGTGGTCAACCTGCTGCCGAACACCGAGCACACCCACGACATTTACGACGCGGCGCTGTTCAAGCAATTCAAACCGACCGGGCTGTTCATCAACGTCGGACGCGGCGTGGCAGTAGTTGACGCGGATCTGGTGGAAGCCTTGAAGGAAGGGCATCTGGCGGGCGCGGTGATCGACGTCTGCCGTCAGGAGCCGTTGCCACAACGCCATCCGTTCTGGACCGCCTGGGGCTTGTTGCTCACCGGGCACAGCTCGGCACCGACGTCGCCGGCGTTGATGGTGCAATTGTTCGTCGAGAATCTGAAGGCGTATCAAGCGGGTGAAGCGTTGCGCGGGGAAGTGGATTTCAACCGCGGATATTAA
- a CDS encoding nitroreductase family protein, whose translation MSANPRVADYAIHPQFTERWSPRAFTGEAITEETLLSFFEAARWAPSAYNSQPWRFLYARRDTPNWERFLGLLNEFNRSWAQHASALVIVISKTTFTAPGASEETPALWHTFDTGSAWGHLALQASISGWHTHGMAGFDQELTRKELNIPEGYALHAAVAVGKLGDKATLAEYLQARETPSPRRPLSELVAEGNFTL comes from the coding sequence ATGAGTGCCAACCCTCGCGTTGCCGATTACGCCATTCACCCGCAGTTCACCGAGCGCTGGTCGCCCCGCGCCTTCACCGGTGAAGCGATCACGGAAGAAACCCTGCTGAGCTTCTTCGAAGCTGCACGCTGGGCACCTTCGGCCTACAACTCGCAGCCGTGGCGCTTTCTGTATGCGCGTCGTGATACGCCGAACTGGGAGCGCTTCCTGGGTCTGCTCAATGAATTCAACCGCAGCTGGGCGCAGCACGCTTCGGCACTGGTGATCGTGATTTCGAAAACCACCTTCACCGCCCCCGGCGCCAGCGAAGAAACCCCGGCGCTGTGGCACACCTTCGACACCGGTTCGGCCTGGGGCCACCTGGCGCTACAGGCGAGCATCAGCGGCTGGCACACCCACGGCATGGCCGGTTTCGATCAGGAGCTGACCCGCAAAGAGCTGAATATTCCGGAAGGTTATGCGCTGCACGCGGCGGTCGCTGTCGGCAAGCTGGGCGACAAGGCAACCCTGGCCGAGTACCTGCAGGCCCGTGAAACGCCGAGCCCGCGTCGTCCGCTGAGCGAGTTGGTGGCTGAAGGCAACTTCACCCTGTAA
- a CDS encoding YcgN family cysteine cluster protein, translating to MAAKVEPFWKRKTLEQLDHEEWESLCDGCGLCCLQKLEDEEDNSVYYTRIACKLLDLKTCQCSDYPNRIQFVPDCIQLTPGQAEEFKWLPPTCGYRLVSEGKDLPLWHHLVCGDRDAVHHERISQSGRMLAEGSVPEDDWEDHLIFRAG from the coding sequence ATGGCCGCCAAAGTCGAACCGTTCTGGAAACGCAAAACCCTCGAGCAACTGGATCACGAGGAATGGGAATCGCTGTGCGACGGCTGCGGTCTGTGCTGCCTGCAGAAACTCGAGGATGAAGAAGACAACAGCGTCTATTACACACGCATCGCCTGCAAACTGCTGGACCTGAAGACCTGCCAGTGCAGCGACTACCCGAATCGCATCCAGTTTGTCCCGGACTGTATCCAGCTCACTCCGGGCCAGGCCGAAGAATTCAAATGGCTACCGCCGACCTGCGGTTATCGTCTGGTCAGTGAAGGCAAGGATCTGCCGCTGTGGCACCACCTGGTGTGCGGCGATCGTGACGCCGTGCACCACGAACGGATTTCCCAGTCCGGGCGCATGCTCGCCGAAGGCAGCGTGCCGGAGGATGACTGGGAAGATCATCTGATTTTCCGCGCCGGGTAA
- a CDS encoding DUF2892 domain-containing protein, producing MTELKRVQRIDSTPFQSPTEQNVQGWERIGSLAGGVIMVGKGLRRGGVFGLIQVAIGGVAMARGITGHSSMKSLLEKSREDMNNVRAKIERAGEELSKLKANAEAATSTATVTGNDSVKSPKAGV from the coding sequence ATGACCGAACTCAAACGCGTCCAACGTATCGATTCCACCCCGTTCCAGAGCCCGACCGAGCAGAACGTGCAGGGCTGGGAGCGCATCGGCTCGCTGGCCGGTGGCGTGATCATGGTCGGCAAGGGCCTGCGCCGTGGCGGCGTGTTCGGTCTGATTCAGGTGGCGATTGGCGGCGTGGCGATGGCTCGTGGCATCACCGGGCACAGCTCGATGAAAAGCCTGCTGGAAAAAAGCCGCGAGGACATGAACAACGTCCGGGCGAAGATCGAACGGGCCGGGGAAGAATTGAGCAAACTCAAGGCCAATGCCGAAGCAGCGACCAGCACAGCCACGGTGACTGGCAATGACTCGGTGAAGTCGCCGAAAGCCGGGGTTTGA
- a CDS encoding RNA methyltransferase encodes MADKRYSCIGLYNPKSPENVGSVMRAAGCYGVASVFYTGKRYERAADFVTDTKRVHYDIPLIGIDDLKKILPLNCVPVAVELVEGARPLPEYTHPDRALYIFGPEDGSLDKEIRDWCEDVVYIPTTGCMNLAATVNVVLYDRMAKGLNTRSGPKFR; translated from the coding sequence GTGGCAGACAAACGTTACAGCTGCATTGGTTTGTACAACCCCAAATCACCGGAGAACGTCGGTTCGGTGATGCGCGCCGCAGGCTGTTACGGCGTGGCGTCGGTGTTTTACACCGGCAAGCGTTATGAACGCGCCGCCGATTTCGTCACCGATACCAAGCGCGTGCACTACGACATTCCGCTGATCGGCATCGATGATCTGAAGAAGATCCTCCCGCTCAACTGCGTCCCGGTCGCCGTGGAACTGGTCGAGGGCGCCCGCCCGCTGCCGGAATACACCCACCCGGATCGCGCGCTGTACATCTTCGGCCCCGAAGACGGCTCGCTGGATAAAGAGATCCGCGACTGGTGCGAAGACGTCGTGTACATCCCGACCACCGGCTGCATGAACCTGGCGGCGACGGTCAACGTCGTGCTCTACGACCGCATGGCCAAGGGCCTGAATACTCGCTCCGGTCCGAAATTCCGCTGA
- a CDS encoding YajD family HNH nuclease, translated as MSSSTPTNTSKLDRILADNQRDKEMGYRDKALKMYPHVCGRCAREFSGKRLSELTVHHRDHNHDNNPQDGSNWELLCLYCHDNEHSRYTDQQYFGDGSLSTPKIAKATHNPFAALAGLMKKED; from the coding sequence ATGAGTTCGTCCACCCCGACCAACACGTCGAAGCTCGATCGCATCCTTGCCGATAACCAGCGCGACAAGGAAATGGGCTACCGCGACAAGGCCCTGAAAATGTACCCGCACGTGTGTGGCCGCTGCGCCCGTGAGTTTTCCGGCAAGCGTCTGAGCGAACTGACCGTGCATCACCGCGATCACAACCACGACAACAACCCGCAGGATGGCTCGAACTGGGAACTGTTGTGCCTGTATTGCCACGACAACGAACACTCGCGCTACACCGACCAGCAATATTTCGGCGACGGCTCGCTGAGCACGCCGAAAATCGCCAAGGCCACGCATAACCCGTTTGCTGCCCTCGCCGGGCTGATGAAGAAAGAAGACTGA
- a CDS encoding spermidine synthase yields the protein MKRFVLLDTTPIPDNGGALCLFEYGEDFVIKIQGGDGGQLMNTRMHGSEDALAEIPCRKVAGRPNSRVLIGGLGMGFTLASALKHLGKGAEVVVAELVPGVVEWNRGPLGEKSGRPLLDPRTVIRQDDVAKVLQSEPNGFDAIMLDVDNGPEGLTQKANSWLYSAAGLNACAKALRPKGVLAVWSASADRQFSDKLKKAGFKAEEVQVFAHGNKGTRHTIWIAEKLKG from the coding sequence ATGAAACGTTTCGTTCTGCTCGACACCACGCCGATCCCAGATAACGGCGGTGCCCTGTGCCTGTTCGAGTATGGCGAGGATTTCGTCATCAAGATCCAGGGCGGCGACGGCGGGCAATTGATGAACACGCGCATGCACGGTTCGGAAGATGCACTGGCCGAGATCCCTTGCCGCAAGGTCGCCGGCCGGCCGAATTCGCGGGTGTTGATCGGCGGTTTGGGCATGGGTTTCACCCTTGCCTCGGCGCTCAAACATCTGGGCAAGGGTGCCGAAGTGGTGGTCGCCGAACTGGTGCCCGGCGTGGTCGAGTGGAACCGTGGGCCGCTCGGTGAAAAGTCCGGGCGACCGTTGCTCGATCCGCGCACAGTGATCCGTCAGGACGACGTGGCCAAAGTGTTGCAAAGCGAGCCGAACGGCTTCGACGCGATCATGCTCGACGTCGACAACGGCCCCGAAGGCCTGACGCAGAAAGCCAACAGCTGGCTGTACTCGGCCGCCGGCCTGAACGCCTGCGCCAAAGCCCTGCGGCCCAAGGGTGTGCTGGCGGTGTGGTCGGCCAGCGCCGACCGGCAGTTTTCCGACAAATTGAAGAAGGCCGGTTTCAAGGCCGAGGAAGTGCAGGTCTTCGCCCATGGCAACAAGGGCACCCGCCACACGATCTGGATTGCCGAGAAGCTCAAGGGCTGA
- a CDS encoding cyclic nucleotide-binding domain-containing protein, which produces MSEPTLLNNEIRDWLMDCGLFDQLQLADFAAASGYFSISTVAEGEAIFREGDAGSFMCILHTGQVAVQKTGPDGQVITMATLRSGRAFGEMAVLDGERRSATCVAASNCQLLNLGKDSLEKMLNDAPKIAAKIIRALAVSLSKRLRMADGQLAAQQI; this is translated from the coding sequence ATGTCAGAACCCACCCTGCTGAACAACGAAATTCGCGACTGGCTGATGGACTGTGGCCTGTTCGATCAATTGCAACTGGCGGACTTTGCCGCAGCCTCGGGCTACTTCAGCATCAGCACCGTGGCGGAGGGCGAAGCGATTTTCCGTGAGGGCGATGCCGGCAGTTTCATGTGCATCCTCCACACCGGTCAGGTCGCCGTGCAGAAGACTGGCCCCGACGGCCAGGTCATCACCATGGCCACCCTGCGCAGCGGTCGGGCGTTCGGGGAAATGGCCGTGCTGGATGGCGAGCGCCGTTCGGCGACCTGCGTCGCCGCGAGCAACTGTCAGTTGCTCAATCTGGGCAAGGATTCGCTGGAAAAGATGCTCAACGACGCACCGAAGATCGCCGCCAAGATCATCCGTGCCCTTGCCGTGTCCCTCTCCAAACGCCTGCGCATGGCTGACGGCCAACTCGCGGCGCAACAGATTTAA
- a CDS encoding S9 family peptidase, with translation MPESAHVLRAPIAHKAAGADPYAWLQERDTDAVLDYLKAENAYQEAQTADQAGLRESLFEEIKGRILETDLSLPSPWGPYLYYTRTTAGDEYARHYRCPRPADDSLTLDESREQLLLDPNVLANGGFFSLGAFSISPDHQRLAYSVDASGDEIYTLFVKELANDKVSELEFEDCDGSMTWANDSLTLFFGVLDDTHRPHKLYRYRLDGTAAEEVFHEPDGRFFLHCYRSSSEQQLLLTLGSKTTSEVWALDAHQPHLPFTCLAPRVEDHEYDVDHGVLEGAWTWFIRTNRDGINFALYQAPDTGAVPSEADWQNLIPHSDTVMLDGVTLNTAAMTLSLREGGLPIIEVHPQGQTPYRVQLPDAAYSLYVQNSLEFESDRIRLRYEALNRPAQVRQLLLASGEQTVLKETPVLGPFDADAYVSQRLWATAPDGTQVPISLVMKREMVGKPVPLYLYGYGAYGSSLDPWFSHARLSLLDRGMAFAIAHVRGGGELGEAWYRAGKQENKHNTFSDFIACAEFLILNGITTAEKLAISGGSAGGLLIGAVLNQRPDLFGVAIAEVPFVDVLNTMLDPDLPLTVTEYDEWGNPEEPDVYERIKAYAPYENVTAQNYPATLVIAGYNDSRVQYWEAAKWVAKLRATKTDDNLLLLKTELGAGHGGMSGRYQGLRDVALEYAFVFKVLGLA, from the coding sequence ATGCCCGAATCCGCCCACGTCCTCCGCGCCCCGATCGCCCACAAGGCTGCCGGTGCCGACCCGTATGCCTGGCTGCAGGAACGCGACACCGACGCGGTGCTCGACTACCTCAAGGCTGAAAACGCCTATCAGGAAGCACAGACCGCCGATCAGGCCGGCCTGCGCGAAAGCCTGTTCGAAGAGATCAAGGGCCGGATCCTCGAGACCGACCTGTCCCTGCCTTCGCCCTGGGGGCCGTATCTGTATTACACCCGCACCACCGCGGGTGACGAGTACGCTCGGCATTACCGTTGCCCGCGTCCGGCTGACGACAGCCTGACCCTCGATGAAAGCCGCGAACAACTGCTGCTCGACCCGAACGTGCTGGCCAATGGCGGTTTCTTCTCGCTCGGTGCGTTCAGCATCAGCCCGGATCACCAGCGCCTGGCCTACAGCGTCGATGCCTCGGGCGACGAGATCTACACACTGTTCGTCAAGGAACTGGCCAACGACAAGGTCAGCGAGCTGGAATTCGAAGACTGCGACGGCAGCATGACCTGGGCCAACGACAGCCTGACGCTGTTCTTTGGCGTGCTCGACGACACTCATCGCCCACACAAACTGTATCGCTATCGCCTCGACGGCACGGCCGCCGAAGAGGTTTTCCATGAACCGGACGGGCGCTTCTTCCTGCATTGCTACCGCTCCAGTTCCGAGCAGCAATTGCTGCTGACCCTGGGCAGCAAGACCACCAGCGAAGTCTGGGCACTGGATGCGCATCAGCCACATCTGCCCTTCACCTGCCTGGCACCACGGGTCGAGGATCATGAATACGACGTCGACCACGGTGTGCTTGAAGGCGCGTGGACCTGGTTCATCCGCACCAACCGCGATGGCATCAACTTCGCCCTGTATCAGGCGCCGGACACTGGTGCGGTACCGAGCGAAGCCGACTGGCAGAACCTGATCCCGCACAGCGATACGGTGATGCTCGACGGCGTGACGCTGAACACCGCGGCCATGACCCTGAGCCTGCGCGAAGGCGGTTTGCCGATCATCGAAGTTCACCCGCAAGGCCAGACGCCGTATCGCGTACAACTGCCGGACGCGGCCTACAGCCTCTATGTGCAGAACAGTCTGGAGTTCGAGAGCGACCGCATTCGTCTGCGTTACGAGGCGTTGAACCGTCCGGCGCAGGTTCGGCAGTTGCTGCTGGCCAGCGGCGAGCAAACCGTCCTGAAAGAAACCCCGGTGCTCGGCCCGTTCGATGCCGACGCCTACGTCAGCCAACGCCTGTGGGCCACCGCGCCGGACGGCACGCAGGTGCCGATCAGTCTGGTGATGAAACGCGAGATGGTCGGCAAACCGGTGCCGCTGTATCTGTACGGTTATGGCGCCTACGGTTCCAGCCTCGATCCGTGGTTCTCCCACGCACGCCTCAGCCTGCTGGACCGCGGCATGGCTTTCGCCATCGCCCATGTGCGTGGCGGCGGTGAGCTGGGCGAAGCCTGGTATCGCGCCGGCAAGCAGGAAAACAAGCACAACACCTTCAGCGACTTCATTGCCTGCGCCGAATTCCTGATCCTCAACGGCATCACCACCGCTGAAAAACTGGCGATCAGCGGCGGCAGCGCTGGCGGCTTGTTGATTGGCGCGGTGCTGAACCAGCGTCCAGACCTGTTCGGCGTGGCGATTGCCGAAGTGCCGTTCGTCGACGTGCTCAACACCATGCTCGACCCGGACTTGCCGCTGACCGTCACCGAATACGACGAATGGGGCAACCCCGAAGAGCCGGACGTCTACGAGCGGATCAAGGCCTACGCGCCGTACGAAAACGTCACCGCGCAGAATTATCCGGCAACCCTGGTGATCGCCGGCTACAACGACAGTCGCGTGCAGTACTGGGAAGCGGCCAAATGGGTGGCGAAATTGCGCGCGACCAAGACCGACGACAATCTGCTGCTGCTCAAGACCGAACTCGGTGCCGGGCATGGCGGAATGAGCGGGCGTTATCAGGGATTACGTGACGTAGCGCTCGAATATGCATTTGTGTTCAAGGTTTTGGGCCTGGCCTGA